One region of Chryseobacterium sp. C-71 genomic DNA includes:
- a CDS encoding DUF4041 domain-containing protein: MEIILILILSFLAIYFYTKFKKLKNEIKTKDIKFNELVVQNNLLETKIQSANRENLNLQNTNREMKDKIAELSKYQSIIDVKIECEYLLKKAQKDYEKLREQGSKELFEAQENAKESRRNIKELTEKKQREIELLYENAVRESKRIIDNAENKAETIGGDAYRSLREANEIADRIQAMKNVIKGYGNEYLVPNYTLLDQLAEDFSHKEAGENLKKLRQNNKMMIVNRQAGICDYVDRERQLTAVDFVIDAYNGKVDSILATVRKDNYGILKQKIEDAFQLVNFNGKAFRNARISEIYHQARLEELKWAVVAQELRAMELEEQREIREQIREEEKARREFEKAMKDAEKEEQTLKRLIEKAETQVSRANEEQKALFQQKLEELQGKLIAAEEKNQRAISMAQQTKTGNVYIISNVGSFGEDVYKIGMTRRLEPLDRVRELGDASVPFEFDVHAMIYCDDAPALERQLHKKFLKNQLNKINPRKEFFRLELNDLKSHIERIGINCKWTLLAEAKQYRETLKLEEEMKTNKAMEAEWKRFQEVADPVTYDEIIEEV; encoded by the coding sequence ATGGAAATTATTTTAATTTTAATTTTATCTTTTCTTGCAATCTACTTTTATACTAAGTTTAAAAAACTTAAAAATGAAATTAAAACAAAAGATATAAAATTCAATGAATTAGTAGTACAAAACAATCTTCTTGAAACTAAAATTCAATCTGCTAACAGAGAAAATTTAAATCTTCAGAATACCAATCGTGAGATGAAAGATAAAATTGCAGAATTAAGTAAATATCAAAGCATCATCGATGTAAAAATTGAATGCGAATATCTTCTGAAGAAAGCTCAAAAAGATTATGAAAAACTGAGAGAACAAGGAAGTAAAGAATTATTTGAAGCTCAGGAAAACGCAAAAGAATCGAGAAGAAATATTAAAGAGCTTACAGAAAAGAAACAACGAGAAATCGAATTATTATATGAAAATGCTGTAAGAGAATCGAAAAGAATTATTGATAACGCGGAAAATAAAGCCGAAACGATTGGTGGTGATGCCTACCGAAGCCTAAGAGAAGCAAACGAAATTGCAGACAGAATTCAGGCAATGAAAAATGTAATCAAAGGATATGGAAATGAATACCTAGTTCCCAATTACACACTTTTAGATCAGCTTGCAGAAGATTTCAGTCATAAAGAGGCGGGAGAAAATCTCAAAAAACTTCGTCAGAATAATAAGATGATGATTGTCAACAGACAGGCTGGAATCTGTGATTATGTGGATAGAGAGCGACAACTAACGGCTGTCGATTTTGTAATTGATGCTTATAACGGGAAAGTTGATTCTATTCTGGCGACAGTAAGAAAAGATAACTATGGAATTTTAAAACAGAAAATTGAAGATGCTTTTCAATTGGTCAACTTTAATGGAAAAGCTTTCAGAAATGCAAGAATATCTGAAATTTATCATCAGGCAAGATTGGAAGAACTTAAATGGGCAGTTGTTGCACAGGAATTAAGAGCAATGGAACTTGAAGAGCAAAGAGAAATCCGGGAACAGATTCGTGAAGAAGAAAAGGCTCGTAGAGAATTTGAAAAAGCGATGAAAGACGCTGAAAAAGAAGAACAAACTTTAAAAAGACTGATTGAAAAAGCCGAAACTCAGGTTTCACGAGCAAATGAAGAACAGAAAGCACTTTTCCAGCAAAAATTGGAAGAACTTCAAGGAAAACTAATAGCAGCTGAAGAAAAAAATCAACGAGCAATTTCAATGGCACAACAAACTAAAACAGGTAATGTTTATATTATTTCAAATGTCGGTTCGTTTGGTGAAGATGTTTATAAGATTGGAATGACTAGACGTTTGGAACCTTTAGACAGAGTTCGTGAATTAGGAGATGCGAGTGTTCCGTTTGAGTTTGATGTTCATGCGATGATCTACTGTGATGATGCACCGGCTTTGGAAAGACAACTTCATAAGAAGTTTCTCAAAAATCAGCTTAACAAAATCAATCCACGAAAAGAATTCTTCAGACTTGAACTTAATGATTTGAAAAGTCATATTGAAAGAATTGGCATTAATTGTAAATGGACACTTCTTGCCGAAGCAAAGCAGTATCGTGAAACTTTGAAACTAGAAGAAGAAATGAAAACAAACAAAGCAATGGAAGCTGAGTGGAAACGTTTTCAAGAAGTTGCAGATCCTGTGACATATGATGAAATAATTGAAGAAGTATAA
- a CDS encoding nucleoside hydrolase has translation MKSIFNIVSFFAAMAVSAQSTAVISEIDKYVKPRYRIIVDNDFGGDPDGLFQLVHQILSPSAEIKGIIGSHLKPNDPFDKSNITAENAVKRVNETLEVMNLKNKFSVFQGSNDQLKDLKTPNVSEGAKAIVAEAMKADEKNPLFVVCGAGLTEVASAYLMEPKIADKIIVVWIGGPEYLDLATPPPGYTPLDYNLGIDIKAAQVVFNESNLNIWQIPRNAYRQTLMSYAELVTKVKPEGKTGAYLTKKIEDLMEMVQKFNLKIGETYIMGDSPLVLLTALQSSFEADPSSSSYVIKNAPKINDSGLYEYNSKERNIRVYTQLDTRLMFEDFYSKLKLFNNKK, from the coding sequence ATGAAATCAATTTTTAATATAGTTTCTTTTTTTGCGGCAATGGCTGTCTCCGCACAGTCTACTGCCGTGATTTCAGAAATTGATAAATACGTGAAACCCCGTTATCGCATCATCGTCGACAATGATTTCGGTGGCGACCCCGACGGACTTTTTCAGCTCGTTCATCAGATTCTTTCGCCTTCTGCGGAAATCAAGGGAATTATTGGTTCTCATTTAAAACCGAATGACCCTTTTGATAAGTCGAATATCACTGCAGAAAATGCGGTAAAAAGAGTCAACGAAACTTTGGAAGTGATGAATTTGAAAAACAAATTTTCAGTTTTCCAGGGTTCAAATGACCAATTGAAAGATTTGAAAACTCCTAATGTTTCCGAAGGTGCGAAAGCCATTGTTGCAGAAGCAATGAAAGCGGATGAAAAAAATCCTTTGTTCGTGGTTTGTGGCGCAGGTTTAACGGAAGTTGCAAGTGCCTATTTAATGGAACCAAAAATCGCAGACAAAATTATCGTCGTTTGGATTGGCGGTCCGGAATATCTCGATTTGGCAACGCCACCTCCGGGTTACACGCCTTTAGATTACAATCTCGGAATCGACATCAAAGCAGCACAGGTTGTTTTCAATGAATCCAACTTAAATATCTGGCAAATTCCGAGAAACGCTTACCGACAGACTTTGATGTCTTATGCAGAACTCGTAACCAAAGTAAAACCTGAAGGAAAAACCGGAGCTTATTTAACCAAAAAGATTGAAGACCTGATGGAAATGGTTCAGAAATTCAATCTGAAAATCGGGGAGACTTACATTATGGGAGATTCGCCTTTGGTTTTGCTGACAGCTTTACAGTCTTCATTTGAAGCCGACCCGTCATCGAGTTCTTACGTCATCAAAAATGCGCCGAAAATCAATGATAGTGGACTGTACGAATACAATTCAAAAGAAAGGAACATCAGAGTTTACACACAATTGGACACTCGACTGATGTTCGAAGATTTCTATTCAAAATTAAAATTATTCAATAACAAAAAGTAA
- a CDS encoding cytochrome-c peroxidase has protein sequence MKNFTRSYPLLILIAFIGIAAMSFNPVHKGFGNEKTFVAQGLFSFKNHLESLKTDVYLFKDDKINAEQLQNSLKNTRNSYKEIEFFIAYHYPEFSKTHLNAAPLFRIEAAGTTAYTLPPEGLQVLDELIFSDEIAEQKDKIIEITDFLYNNYNNFYLSSITNGLSKGNNKTLPLRIELIRIYTLGLTGFDTPGSLNISEEAAFALKGMKKYIQDDAYFKNYNSDKAHQLIDESIIYLNKNKDFETFDRIEFYKKYLQPLYEELGSWDGNTDDLKEFSGWNIANKNFFSSDFLDPYFFTILKGSEDNDDLKALGKEIFYDQNLSDNGKMSCASCHLPENAFTDLKTKSLSNVEGKTVLRNSPSLYNAVFAKRFFYDMRAFYLEQQAEHVIYNNDEFNTSYESIIKKLKNKLEYKKAFRKAFKNGDISKQNFSKALSSYVASLYSFDSDFDRFMRNEKEISDDAKKGFNLFMGKANCATCHFAPHFSGLVPPFFNENESEVLGVTKQPIKISPLEIDSDQGRIKSNVKKEDSWIYENSFKTMTVRNIALTKPYFHNGAFTTLEEVLDFYNEGGAEGLGLKINNQTLPADKLNLTETEIKQIIAFLNSLTDISKAKIK, from the coding sequence ATGAAAAATTTTACGAGGTCTTATCCTTTACTTATTCTTATCGCATTCATTGGAATTGCCGCCATGTCATTCAATCCGGTTCATAAAGGATTTGGAAACGAGAAAACATTTGTTGCTCAGGGTTTGTTCAGTTTTAAAAATCATCTTGAAAGTTTAAAGACCGACGTTTATCTTTTTAAAGATGATAAAATCAATGCAGAACAACTTCAGAATTCATTAAAAAATACCCGGAATTCTTATAAAGAAATTGAATTTTTCATCGCTTATCATTATCCGGAGTTTTCTAAAACGCATCTCAATGCCGCACCATTATTCAGAATTGAAGCTGCAGGAACTACTGCTTACACACTTCCGCCAGAAGGTTTGCAGGTTTTGGACGAACTGATTTTTTCTGACGAAATAGCCGAACAGAAAGATAAGATCATTGAGATCACAGATTTTCTGTACAACAATTACAATAATTTCTATTTAAGCTCTATCACCAATGGTTTAAGCAAAGGAAATAATAAAACATTGCCTTTAAGAATCGAATTAATCAGAATCTACACTTTAGGATTGACAGGTTTTGATACGCCTGGCTCATTAAACATCTCTGAAGAAGCAGCTTTTGCTTTAAAGGGAATGAAAAAATACATTCAGGATGATGCTTATTTTAAAAATTACAATTCAGATAAAGCTCACCAACTTATAGATGAAAGTATCATTTATTTAAATAAAAATAAAGATTTTGAAACATTTGACAGAATTGAGTTTTACAAGAAATATCTACAGCCATTGTACGAAGAATTAGGAAGCTGGGACGGAAACACAGATGATTTAAAAGAATTTTCGGGCTGGAATATTGCCAATAAAAACTTTTTCAGCAGTGATTTCTTAGATCCGTATTTTTTTACCATTTTAAAAGGTTCTGAAGACAATGACGATCTGAAAGCATTAGGAAAAGAAATTTTCTATGACCAAAATCTCAGCGATAATGGAAAGATGAGCTGTGCATCTTGCCATCTTCCCGAAAATGCTTTTACCGATCTTAAAACTAAATCTTTGAGTAATGTGGAAGGAAAAACGGTTTTACGAAATTCACCTTCACTGTATAATGCGGTTTTTGCGAAAAGATTTTTCTACGATATGCGTGCTTTTTATCTTGAGCAGCAGGCAGAGCACGTTATTTATAATAATGATGAATTTAATACAAGCTATGAAAGCATCATTAAAAAACTAAAAAATAAACTAGAATACAAAAAAGCGTTCCGAAAGGCATTTAAAAACGGAGACATCAGCAAGCAGAATTTTTCTAAGGCTCTAAGTTCTTACGTAGCTTCTCTCTATTCTTTTGACAGCGATTTTGACCGTTTTATGAGAAACGAAAAAGAGATTTCTGATGACGCAAAGAAAGGTTTTAATTTATTTATGGGAAAAGCGAACTGTGCAACCTGCCATTTTGCGCCTCATTTTTCAGGATTGGTTCCGCCGTTTTTTAATGAAAATGAATCTGAAGTTTTGGGTGTTACCAAACAACCCATAAAAATTTCCCCTCTGGAAATCGATTCTGATCAGGGAAGAATAAAAAGTAACGTTAAAAAAGAAGATTCCTGGATTTATGAAAATTCTTTTAAAACGATGACGGTAAGAAATATTGCTTTAACGAAACCTTACTTTCACAACGGTGCCTTTACAACTTTAGAAGAAGTTTTAGATTTTTACAACGAAGGTGGGGCAGAAGGTTTAGGTTTAAAAATTAACAATCAGACTTTGCCTGCCGATAAATTGAACTTAACTGAAACTGAAATTAAACAGATTATCGCCTTCCTGAATTCTCTGACGGATATCAGCAAAGCAAAAATTAAATAA
- a CDS encoding alpha/beta hydrolase, whose product MKKLIIASLFLVGLTTINAQKSIPLYKGKAPGTENWTQKEAQQFNELFKTEVVFNVAQPSMLLFEADKAKANGTVIVVAPGGGFQSLSINREGIDVAKKLAENGITAIVLKYRLLETKSNDPAKEMMEGIKDRKAFDAKTAPIKVMAGDDIKTAISYIRTHAKELNINPEKLGVIGFSAGASVILESVLHSKDASTLPNFAASIYGGPSQEILDTQIPSTPLPLFICAASDDQLKLAPKSVLLYSKWLEAGQPTELHIYEKGGHGFGMGKQNLPVDKWSDVYLDWLKFHKFL is encoded by the coding sequence ATGAAAAAATTAATCATAGCAAGTTTATTTCTTGTAGGTTTAACAACCATCAACGCTCAAAAATCAATTCCATTATACAAAGGAAAAGCGCCGGGAACAGAAAACTGGACGCAGAAAGAAGCGCAGCAATTTAATGAATTGTTCAAAACCGAAGTGGTTTTTAATGTTGCGCAACCTTCAATGTTATTATTCGAAGCCGATAAGGCGAAAGCCAACGGAACAGTTATCGTTGTCGCTCCGGGTGGTGGTTTTCAAAGTTTATCTATCAACAGAGAAGGAATTGATGTTGCCAAAAAACTAGCAGAAAACGGAATCACGGCAATCGTTTTAAAATACCGATTATTGGAAACAAAATCCAACGACCCTGCAAAAGAAATGATGGAAGGCATCAAAGACCGAAAAGCATTTGACGCAAAAACAGCTCCAATCAAAGTAATGGCTGGTGACGACATCAAAACGGCCATTTCCTACATCAGAACCCACGCAAAAGAACTGAATATCAATCCTGAAAAATTGGGTGTTATCGGTTTTTCAGCGGGTGCAAGTGTGATTTTGGAAAGCGTTCTTCACAGCAAAGATGCTTCAACGTTACCCAACTTCGCAGCTTCCATTTACGGCGGACCAAGTCAGGAGATTTTAGATACACAGATTCCTTCAACACCTTTACCATTGTTCATTTGTGCTGCAAGTGATGATCAATTAAAACTGGCTCCAAAATCAGTTTTATTATACAGCAAATGGCTTGAAGCAGGACAGCCAACCGAACTTCACATCTACGAAAAAGGTGGTCACGGTTTCGGAATGGGGAAACAGAATCTTCCTGTTGATAAATGGTCGGATGTGTATTTGGATTGGCTGAAATTCCACAAATTTTTATAG
- a CDS encoding glycoside hydrolase family 3 N-terminal domain-containing protein: MQKNISTLIGLSQKAKYSGLFLALLAASPFANAQTKNATVTVDGKTFKDSNKNGKLDVWEDTRLSVDKRIDAIIKQMTNEEKVNLLIGTGMPGIEVLTGPVGDSKQGLVPGAAGGTDSFDRFGIPATIAADGPAGLRIQPTRDNDSKTYYATAFPVGTALASTWNKPLLEEVGKAMGNEVKEYGVDVLLAPALNIQRNPLNGRNFEYYSEDPLISGKTAAAIVNGIQSQGVGTSIKHFAANNEETNRLTINAHVSERAMRELYLRNFEITVKESQPWTVMSSYNKVNGVYTSDSKDLLTQVLRNEWGFKGIVMTDWFGGFPGFESIRSGGISDVVKQMNAGNDLLMPGIPAQKKVLLEALNSGKLSPEVANLNVKRILEYVFKTPTFAQYKYSDKPNLAEHAEVTRNAAAEGMVLLKNEQNALPFANKQKEVSLFGVTSYAWITGGTGSGSVNNKHTVSLLEGLNAAGYKLDKELVDLYKPHAEKEVAAEKERRKERGILALPERLPEMKMDDIFIAKKAETSEIAFVTLGRNSGESGDRVVNEDFNLATEEIEMLDKISKAFHAKGKKVVVILNIGGVIETASWKDKVDGILLAWQSGQEGGHSVADVISGKVNPSGKLTMTFPVNYADHASAKNFPGIPADNPKDVTYQEGVYVGYRYFNTFGVKPSYEFGYGKSYTDFAYSNIKTNSTTFNNKLEVTVDVKNTGKVAGKEVVELYVSAPGKTIDKPKSELKAYAKTKDLKPGESQTITLTLNPKDLASFETAKSAWIAEAGNYKVSVGTSSLDLKQTAEFSVPKELVVEKVQHILPADEKFEDLKP, from the coding sequence ATGCAGAAGAATATATCAACGCTGATAGGACTTTCTCAGAAAGCAAAATATTCAGGATTATTTCTGGCTTTATTGGCTGCATCACCATTTGCGAATGCTCAGACTAAAAATGCAACGGTAACGGTTGATGGAAAAACATTTAAAGATTCCAATAAAAACGGAAAATTAGATGTTTGGGAAGACACAAGACTTTCTGTTGACAAAAGAATCGACGCCATCATTAAGCAAATGACCAACGAAGAAAAAGTAAACCTTCTCATCGGAACCGGAATGCCCGGAATTGAGGTTCTGACAGGTCCTGTGGGAGATTCAAAACAAGGTTTGGTTCCCGGAGCAGCTGGTGGAACGGATTCTTTTGACAGATTCGGAATTCCTGCAACGATTGCTGCTGATGGACCTGCAGGTTTGAGAATTCAGCCGACAAGAGATAATGATTCAAAAACATATTATGCAACGGCTTTTCCTGTTGGGACAGCTTTGGCTTCAACTTGGAATAAACCATTGTTGGAGGAGGTTGGAAAAGCAATGGGAAATGAAGTGAAAGAATACGGTGTTGACGTACTTTTAGCGCCGGCTCTGAACATCCAGAGAAATCCATTGAACGGAAGAAACTTCGAATATTATTCGGAAGACCCATTAATTTCAGGGAAAACTGCGGCAGCCATCGTTAATGGAATCCAGTCTCAAGGTGTAGGAACTTCTATCAAACATTTCGCTGCGAATAACGAAGAAACCAATCGTTTAACCATCAACGCTCACGTTTCTGAAAGAGCAATGAGAGAATTGTATTTGAGGAATTTCGAAATTACTGTTAAAGAATCTCAGCCTTGGACGGTAATGTCTTCTTATAATAAAGTGAATGGCGTTTATACATCAGATTCAAAAGATTTACTGACTCAGGTTTTGAGAAACGAATGGGGTTTCAAAGGTATCGTAATGACCGATTGGTTTGGAGGTTTTCCAGGATTTGAATCGATTAGAAGCGGAGGAATTTCTGACGTTGTAAAACAGATGAATGCAGGAAACGACTTGTTGATGCCCGGAATTCCTGCACAGAAAAAAGTCTTGCTGGAAGCTTTAAACTCGGGGAAATTATCTCCGGAAGTTGCGAATCTGAATGTAAAAAGAATCTTGGAATATGTTTTCAAAACACCGACTTTCGCACAGTACAAATACAGTGACAAGCCGAATCTAGCTGAACACGCAGAAGTGACGAGAAACGCTGCAGCAGAGGGAATGGTTTTGCTTAAAAATGAACAAAACGCTTTGCCTTTTGCTAACAAACAGAAAGAAGTTTCGTTATTCGGAGTGACTTCTTACGCTTGGATTACCGGCGGAACGGGAAGCGGAAGTGTGAACAACAAACATACGGTTTCTTTATTGGAAGGTTTAAATGCAGCTGGTTACAAATTAGACAAAGAGCTGGTTGATTTATATAAACCTCACGCTGAAAAAGAAGTCGCAGCCGAAAAAGAAAGAAGAAAAGAAAGAGGAATTTTAGCATTGCCAGAAAGACTTCCTGAAATGAAAATGGATGATATATTTATCGCTAAAAAAGCAGAAACTTCTGAAATAGCTTTCGTGACTTTGGGAAGAAACTCAGGAGAAAGTGGTGATAGAGTAGTGAATGAAGATTTCAACTTAGCAACGGAAGAAATCGAAATGCTGGATAAAATCTCAAAAGCGTTCCACGCAAAAGGAAAGAAGGTGGTTGTGATTTTAAACATCGGTGGCGTCATCGAAACGGCTTCTTGGAAAGATAAAGTGGATGGAATTCTTTTAGCTTGGCAATCAGGTCAGGAGGGTGGACATTCTGTTGCAGATGTAATTTCTGGAAAAGTAAATCCTTCAGGAAAACTGACGATGACTTTCCCTGTGAATTACGCAGACCACGCTTCGGCTAAGAATTTCCCGGGAATTCCTGCCGACAATCCGAAAGATGTGACGTATCAGGAGGGTGTTTATGTTGGATACCGTTATTTCAATACGTTTGGGGTGAAACCTTCTTATGAATTCGGTTATGGAAAGTCTTATACGGATTTTGCTTATTCAAATATTAAAACTAATTCAACAACTTTCAACAACAAATTAGAAGTTACAGTTGATGTAAAAAATACAGGAAAGGTTGCAGGAAAAGAAGTGGTGGAATTATACGTTTCAGCTCCTGGAAAAACGATTGACAAACCAAAATCTGAATTGAAAGCGTATGCTAAAACCAAAGATTTGAAACCGGGAGAATCTCAAACGATTACTTTGACTCTTAATCCGAAAGATTTGGCTTCATTTGAAACTGCAAAATCAGCTTGGATTGCTGAAGCGGGAAATTATAAAGTGTCTGTCGGAACTTCTTCTTTAGACCTTAAACAAACGGCAGAGTTCTCTGTTCCTAAAGAATTGGTGGTTGAAAAAGTTCAGCATATTTTGCCTGCGGATGAGAAGTTTGAGGATTTGAAGCCATAA
- a CDS encoding nucleoside phosphorylase, with protein sequence MLNKLAASELVLNEDGSVYHLNLLPEDIADKVILVGDPDRVPKVSKYFDTVEIKKNKREFYTHTGTLRGERISVMSTGIGTENIDIVMNELDALVNIDLQKKEFKTEHKSLELFRMGTCGSVNPDVQVDNMLVTQNVVGLDGLMHFYQDYSFENEFSRSFLEKFPYEKIKPMLYFSEWSEDLGEVFKDAKYHGNTATFPGFYAPQGRELRLKALDDKFLETLNDLGITNFEMETSAIYAFSKLLGHKAITVNNVIANRRRGEFSADHHQSEKRLIEWVLERVIS encoded by the coding sequence ATGCTCAATAAACTCGCAGCTTCAGAACTGGTTCTGAATGAAGACGGAAGCGTTTACCACCTGAATCTTTTACCCGAAGATATTGCCGATAAAGTAATCCTTGTGGGAGATCCTGATCGTGTTCCGAAGGTTTCAAAATATTTTGATACCGTAGAAATCAAAAAGAACAAAAGAGAATTCTATACCCACACCGGAACCTTGCGAGGTGAGAGAATTTCTGTAATGTCAACCGGTATTGGAACAGAAAACATCGATATCGTGATGAACGAACTTGATGCTTTGGTGAATATCGATCTTCAGAAAAAGGAATTCAAAACCGAACACAAATCTCTGGAACTTTTCAGAATGGGAACCTGCGGCAGCGTAAATCCTGATGTGCAGGTCGATAATATGCTGGTTACGCAAAATGTGGTAGGCCTTGACGGACTGATGCATTTCTATCAGGACTACAGTTTTGAAAACGAATTTTCAAGGAGTTTTTTAGAGAAATTCCCTTACGAAAAGATCAAGCCTATGTTGTATTTCTCTGAATGGTCAGAAGATTTGGGCGAAGTTTTCAAAGATGCAAAATACCACGGCAACACGGCAACTTTCCCCGGATTTTATGCGCCACAGGGAAGAGAACTTCGTTTAAAAGCTTTGGATGACAAGTTCCTTGAAACTTTAAATGACCTGGGCATCACCAATTTTGAAATGGAAACTTCTGCCATCTATGCTTTCTCTAAACTTTTAGGTCACAAAGCCATTACCGTCAACAACGTCATCGCCAATAGAAGACGTGGCGAGTTCTCAGCAGATCACCACCAGTCTGAAAAAAGATTGATTGAGTGGGTTTTGGAGAGAGTGATTAGTTAA
- a CDS encoding sugar MFS transporter, whose amino-acid sequence MINDVKTNSRNYTVPLITITLLFFMWGFITCMNDILIPYLKQLFNLTFFESMLVQFCFFGAYFIGSLIYFLISMISEDPINKVGYKKGILFGIFLAAFGCILFYPAATFSSYGLFLGALFVLGLGFTVLQITANAYVSLLGSEDSASSRLNMTQAFNAFGTTIAPVLGGHLIFEFFSADDGSFSAVATRIPYLIFAGILLLVALLISQVKLPSFQSEEEEAVKGLGALQYPHLLFGVFAMFCYVGGEVAVGSFIISFLEQPQVMNLNEVVSKNYLSLYWGGAMIGRFLGAISLNQAISQQKKALYMIGAAAAVFLVIFSIVDLTFSQISFFLVFIVLNFIAFFIGKSAPARTLSIFASINVLLLISAMVNHGELAMYSILGIGIFNSIMFSNIYTLAISGLGKYTSQGSSLVVMAILGGAIVPIFQGYLADIFGVQKSFIIPVFCYVAILIFGAYCTKYLGHVKQDADAKSGH is encoded by the coding sequence ATGATTAATGATGTAAAGACAAATAGCAGGAATTATACAGTTCCTCTAATTACCATTACGCTTTTATTTTTTATGTGGGGATTCATCACCTGTATGAATGACATCCTTATTCCTTATCTGAAACAGCTTTTCAACCTTACCTTTTTCGAATCGATGTTGGTGCAGTTTTGTTTCTTTGGAGCTTATTTTATCGGATCTCTGATTTACTTTTTAATCTCCATGATTAGTGAAGACCCGATTAACAAAGTAGGGTATAAGAAAGGAATTCTTTTCGGGATTTTCCTTGCAGCTTTCGGATGTATTCTGTTTTATCCGGCGGCAACTTTTTCTTCTTACGGATTGTTCCTTGGAGCATTATTCGTTCTCGGATTAGGATTTACCGTTCTTCAAATCACTGCAAACGCTTACGTTTCACTGTTAGGTTCAGAAGATTCTGCATCAAGCCGACTGAATATGACTCAGGCTTTCAATGCATTCGGGACAACGATTGCTCCGGTATTGGGCGGACATTTAATCTTTGAATTTTTCTCCGCTGATGACGGTTCGTTCTCTGCCGTGGCAACAAGAATTCCGTACCTCATCTTTGCAGGAATTTTATTATTGGTTGCTTTATTAATTTCTCAGGTAAAACTTCCGTCTTTCCAGAGTGAGGAAGAGGAAGCCGTAAAAGGTTTGGGAGCACTTCAGTATCCGCATCTTTTATTCGGAGTTTTTGCTATGTTTTGTTATGTAGGTGGGGAAGTAGCGGTAGGAAGTTTTATCATCAGTTTCCTTGAGCAGCCACAGGTTATGAACCTTAATGAAGTGGTCAGTAAAAACTATCTTTCTCTGTATTGGGGCGGTGCGATGATCGGAAGATTTTTGGGAGCAATATCTTTGAATCAGGCAATCAGTCAGCAGAAAAAAGCTTTATACATGATAGGTGCTGCAGCTGCGGTTTTCTTGGTTATTTTCAGCATTGTTGATTTGACATTCTCACAGATTAGCTTTTTCCTTGTATTTATTGTATTAAACTTTATCGCTTTCTTTATCGGAAAATCTGCTCCGGCAAGAACGTTATCAATCTTTGCCTCGATCAACGTTTTGTTATTGATTTCAGCAATGGTAAATCATGGCGAACTGGCAATGTACAGCATTTTAGGAATCGGAATTTTCAACTCAATTATGTTCTCTAATATTTATACGCTTGCCATTTCAGGATTAGGAAAATACACAAGTCAGGGTTCGTCATTGGTAGTAATGGCAATTTTGGGTGGTGCAATTGTTCCTATTTTCCAGGGATATTTGGCTGATATTTTTGGAGTACAGAAATCATTTATCATTCCTGTATTCTGTTATGTAGCCATCTTGATTTTTGGTGCATACTGTACTAAATATTTAGGGCATGTGAAACAGGATGCTGATGCGAAATCTGGGCATTAG